One segment of Leptospirillum ferrooxidans C2-3 DNA contains the following:
- the mreC gene encoding rod shape-determining protein MreC, which translates to MEKPRLQGKPPRILVPFLIVLLVVLVILGFYPRLFRAMFVTAPESLFGGFLSGVSSGSRQAGSLWSNYLDLVAVKKENEGLKKEIALLSRRLYQSRDLFFQNAQMRALLSLRNRVVTPGTSCSVMAINPTSGHRTFLLDCGSADGIKEKSGVVGSFGVLGYVVRVFPHFSQVLWIEDTYFALEARIPGIPDSGIIHGQGQGKSLRLKYLPILAAVKVGDPVETTGEDGIFPQGVPIGSVRAVGKREKMLFHQVQVVPSEHLNDLHYVYVFSPEHHWSDHQLVGAQPK; encoded by the coding sequence TTGGAAAAGCCTCGACTCCAGGGGAAACCGCCAAGAATACTGGTTCCTTTTTTGATTGTCCTGCTTGTTGTTTTGGTGATCCTCGGTTTTTACCCAAGACTCTTTCGGGCGATGTTTGTGACAGCTCCTGAAAGCCTGTTCGGCGGTTTTTTATCGGGAGTCTCATCCGGATCCCGGCAAGCAGGCTCTCTTTGGAGCAATTATCTTGACCTTGTAGCGGTGAAGAAAGAAAACGAAGGGCTGAAGAAAGAGATTGCCCTCCTGTCCCGCAGGCTTTATCAATCGAGGGACCTGTTTTTTCAAAATGCCCAGATGAGGGCTCTTCTCTCTCTTAGAAATCGGGTTGTGACGCCGGGCACATCCTGCAGTGTCATGGCGATCAATCCCACTTCTGGCCACAGGACATTTCTTCTGGATTGCGGGTCGGCTGATGGTATCAAAGAGAAATCCGGCGTCGTTGGCTCTTTTGGTGTATTGGGTTATGTCGTCCGGGTTTTTCCGCATTTCAGTCAGGTCCTGTGGATTGAGGACACCTATTTTGCTTTGGAAGCCAGGATTCCGGGAATCCCTGATTCTGGTATTATTCACGGGCAGGGGCAGGGCAAGAGCCTGCGTTTGAAATATCTCCCGATCCTGGCAGCTGTTAAGGTTGGTGACCCTGTTGAAACAACTGGTGAGGATGGCATATTCCCTCAGGGCGTTCCCATTGGAAGTGTTCGAGCGGTTGGAAAAAGGGAAAAGATGCTGTTCCATCAGGTTCAGGTTGTACCTTCAGAGCATTTGAATGATCTTCATTATGTATATGTTTTTTCGCCGGAGCATCATTGGTCGGATCATCAGCTTGTTGGTGCCCAGCCTAAATGA
- the mrdA gene encoding penicillin-binding protein 2 — MVLREDAPALGLSGDSLLFKLPKTPQGRFRILLVLIGVGVAVLLLRLFTVQITEHEKYLRLANGNILRIVPLPPLRGPILDRNGEILVSNNMNFAVSLIQYGLKGNEDQIMDRLSRDLGVPVSEIEDTFDKVRDILPPYLPIPLLTHLTIAQLARVQMDLWRLHGVVIQAIPDRRYTKGDLAAHMLGYVGSLSVADMKSSYARHFPPGTGIGKTGLEKEYDSLLQGTPGEDRNLVDSQGDVIKKLSPTLPTEGHALRLTIDWRLQKVAEDALGDRKGAVVALDPRNGQVLVMASHPSYDPNLVSGTMSRHLWATLLSDPRTPLSNRGVQGTYPPGSVFKIVTTMAGLDSGAIDPSREFYCNGILHLHGWDFHDWKKGGHGHIYLKQAIMQSCDIFFYRAGMTIGPDRMAAYARTFGLGEKTGIDLPSEASGFVPDRKWKKKRFNQPWYPGESLPFAIGQGYLTVTPLQMARLMAVVANQGTLVTPHLLLDASGSSVRTVPTGLPLDHFEPVREGLWEVVNNPSGTGRPVKMKEMEIAGKTGTAQVISNRGPSGPGHHKIRAHSWFVGFAPFAAPKIVVAVLIENGGDGGDTAGPVARQVFKLFYEDYIKGAAPAPVTGAQK; from the coding sequence ATGGTTCTTAGAGAAGATGCTCCCGCTCTGGGACTTTCAGGGGACAGCCTTCTTTTTAAGCTTCCCAAAACTCCTCAGGGCAGGTTCAGGATCCTCCTTGTCCTTATCGGAGTGGGTGTTGCCGTTCTCCTCCTTCGACTTTTTACCGTCCAGATCACCGAGCATGAAAAATACCTCCGATTGGCCAATGGAAACATCCTGAGAATTGTCCCCCTTCCTCCCCTTCGTGGTCCTATCCTCGACCGAAATGGGGAGATTCTTGTCAGCAATAATATGAATTTCGCTGTCTCCCTTATTCAATATGGACTTAAGGGTAATGAAGACCAGATCATGGACCGACTTTCCCGGGATCTGGGTGTGCCGGTGTCCGAGATTGAGGACACCTTCGACAAGGTCAGGGATATCCTTCCTCCGTACCTCCCCATTCCCCTTCTGACCCATTTGACGATTGCCCAGCTCGCGAGAGTCCAGATGGATCTCTGGCGGCTTCATGGCGTTGTGATCCAGGCCATTCCCGATCGCCGTTATACAAAGGGGGATCTGGCTGCCCACATGCTGGGATATGTCGGCTCGCTATCCGTCGCAGACATGAAAAGTTCTTATGCCCGCCATTTTCCACCGGGGACCGGAATAGGGAAAACAGGTTTGGAAAAGGAGTATGACTCTCTTCTGCAGGGAACTCCCGGGGAAGACCGAAATCTGGTGGATTCCCAGGGGGATGTCATCAAAAAGCTGTCTCCGACTTTGCCGACGGAAGGACATGCTCTTCGCCTGACAATTGACTGGCGCCTCCAGAAGGTTGCTGAAGATGCACTGGGTGACAGGAAAGGTGCTGTTGTGGCGCTTGACCCCAGGAATGGACAGGTGCTTGTGATGGCCAGCCACCCGTCCTATGATCCCAATCTGGTTTCAGGAACCATGTCTCGCCATTTGTGGGCAACGCTCCTTTCGGATCCCAGAACACCCCTTTCGAACCGCGGCGTTCAGGGAACTTACCCTCCCGGCTCTGTCTTTAAAATCGTGACGACGATGGCAGGGCTGGATTCCGGCGCGATTGATCCATCCCGAGAGTTTTACTGCAATGGGATTCTGCACCTCCATGGATGGGATTTTCATGACTGGAAAAAGGGAGGGCATGGTCATATTTATCTGAAGCAGGCGATCATGCAGTCTTGCGATATCTTTTTTTATCGTGCGGGAATGACGATTGGACCGGACCGGATGGCAGCTTATGCGAGAACGTTTGGTTTGGGAGAGAAGACAGGAATTGACTTGCCATCCGAGGCTTCTGGCTTTGTTCCGGACCGGAAGTGGAAGAAGAAGCGATTCAACCAGCCCTGGTATCCTGGGGAGAGTCTGCCGTTTGCGATCGGGCAAGGTTACCTGACGGTAACCCCTCTTCAAATGGCTCGCCTGATGGCGGTTGTGGCAAACCAGGGGACTCTTGTGACACCCCATCTTTTACTTGATGCCAGCGGCTCCTCCGTCCGGACGGTACCTACTGGTCTTCCGCTTGACCATTTCGAGCCGGTTCGGGAAGGGTTATGGGAGGTGGTCAACAATCCGTCCGGGACCGGACGACCCGTTAAGATGAAGGAAATGGAAATAGCGGGAAAAACAGGAACCGCTCAGGTGATTTCCAATCGGGGGCCAAGTGGTCCTGGCCATCACAAGATTCGGGCACACTCCTGGTTCGTGGGATTTGCCCCCTTCGCCGCTCCCAAAATCGTTGTTGCCGTTTTGATTGAAAACGGAGGGGATGGAGGGGATACCGCCGGTCCGGTCGCGAGGCAGGTCTTCAAGCTATTTTATGAAGACTACATCAAGGGAGCTGCCCCGGCTCCTGTTACAGGAGCCCAAAAGTGA
- the mreB gene encoding rod shape-determining protein codes for MFGFLSQDLAIDLGTANTLVYVRGKGIVINEPSIVAIDQKTNMILAIGQEAKKMLGRTPGNIIAIRPMRNGVIDNPDVAQQMIAHFINQVHQRSTFVRPRMVICIPSRISQVEQRAVKDAARLAGAREVYLIEEPLAAAIGAGLPIMEPSGNMVIDIGGGTTDVAIISLGGIVYSESIKVAGDRMDEDIIQYIKKKHNLLIGDAMGERIKIEVGSAIAETEERTMVIKGRDIIKGLPKTVKITDGEIREALSDTISRIVQTVQKTLENTPPELSADIIDRGIVLTGGGSMLRGLDKRLREEICLPIITVDNPLQTVVMGTGKTLEELEVLRKVSIGG; via the coding sequence ATGTTCGGTTTTCTTTCCCAGGATCTGGCGATTGATCTCGGAACCGCCAATACACTGGTTTATGTTCGGGGTAAGGGTATCGTCATCAATGAGCCTTCGATTGTTGCCATAGACCAGAAAACCAATATGATTCTGGCGATTGGCCAGGAAGCGAAGAAAATGCTGGGCCGTACACCGGGAAACATCATCGCGATTCGTCCCATGAGAAATGGTGTCATTGATAATCCCGATGTTGCCCAGCAGATGATTGCCCACTTTATCAATCAGGTACACCAGAGATCGACCTTTGTTCGCCCAAGGATGGTGATCTGTATCCCCTCCCGTATCTCCCAGGTGGAGCAGCGGGCGGTGAAGGATGCGGCCCGCCTGGCCGGAGCCCGTGAGGTTTATCTGATCGAGGAGCCTCTGGCTGCGGCGATTGGAGCGGGTCTACCCATTATGGAGCCCTCAGGGAACATGGTGATCGATATCGGTGGTGGAACAACCGATGTGGCGATCATTTCTCTCGGCGGGATTGTTTACAGCGAATCGATCAAGGTTGCAGGTGACAGGATGGATGAAGATATCATCCAGTACATCAAGAAAAAACATAACCTCCTGATTGGCGATGCCATGGGCGAGCGGATCAAGATCGAGGTCGGGTCTGCAATTGCCGAAACGGAAGAGCGCACCATGGTGATCAAGGGCAGGGATATCATCAAGGGACTTCCGAAGACAGTCAAGATCACCGATGGAGAAATTCGGGAAGCCCTCTCCGATACGATCAGCCGCATTGTCCAGACGGTTCAGAAAACCCTTGAGAATACTCCTCCGGAACTTTCCGCCGATATTATTGACAGGGGGATTGTTCTCACAGGAGGAGGCTCGATGCTCCGCGGTCTTGATAAAAGACTTCGTGAAGAGATATGTCTTCCGATCATCACTGTGGACAATCCGCTTCAGACGGTGGTCATGGGAACCGGAAAAACTCTTGAGGAGCTTGAAGTGTTGAGGAAGGTTTCCATAGGGGGCTGA
- a CDS encoding zinc metalloprotease HtpX yields MWNMVKSAVFLGLLTGILLVIGRSLGGETGMILAFGLSLVMNVGSWWFSDKIVLRMYNAHEITPDMLSNPRLNELSRTLEVLARRGKIPVPRLYVIDDPSPNAFATGRNPEHSAVAVTTGIMDLLTPEELSGVLGHELTHIINRDTLISTLAASIAGAITMIANMAQMAAIFGGREREDREGSGLSGIAMMILAPVASFLIQMAISRSREFMADAGGAALCGNPHFLAQGLMKLEGGVNQVPMAASPATAHMFILEPFKRLGIMSLFSTHPDTEERVRRLELMAGGMKGVVRHEF; encoded by the coding sequence ATGTGGAATATGGTTAAGTCGGCGGTTTTCCTGGGTCTTCTGACCGGAATTCTTCTGGTGATCGGTCGCAGTCTTGGCGGTGAGACAGGGATGATCCTGGCGTTTGGGCTGTCTCTTGTCATGAATGTCGGATCATGGTGGTTCAGTGACAAGATTGTTCTCAGGATGTATAACGCCCATGAAATTACTCCGGATATGTTGTCCAATCCTCGTCTGAACGAATTGTCCAGAACGCTTGAGGTCCTTGCCAGGAGGGGTAAAATCCCGGTTCCGCGACTGTATGTGATCGATGATCCTTCTCCCAATGCATTTGCAACCGGGCGAAACCCGGAACATTCGGCAGTAGCCGTGACAACCGGTATCATGGACCTCCTGACCCCGGAAGAACTCTCGGGTGTTCTGGGCCATGAACTGACGCACATCATCAACCGGGATACCCTGATTTCGACTCTGGCGGCATCAATTGCGGGAGCGATTACGATGATTGCGAACATGGCCCAGATGGCGGCAATTTTTGGCGGTCGGGAGCGTGAGGATCGTGAAGGTTCCGGTTTGAGTGGAATTGCCATGATGATTCTGGCTCCTGTCGCAAGTTTCCTCATCCAGATGGCCATTTCACGGTCCCGGGAGTTTATGGCGGATGCCGGTGGGGCAGCCCTTTGCGGTAATCCTCATTTTTTGGCACAGGGGCTGATGAAACTGGAGGGCGGCGTTAACCAGGTGCCAATGGCGGCGAGTCCCGCCACGGCCCATATGTTTATTCTGGAGCCCTTCAAAAGGTTGGGGATCATGTCTCTGTTTTCGACACATCCGGATACGGAAGAACGGGTCCGTCGCCTTGAACTGATGGCCGGCGGAATGAAAGGGGTGGTCCGACATGAGTTCTAA
- a CDS encoding alpha/beta hydrolase gives MAFRENDQKGIDGVVERSSPGEIVASVIWLHGLGADSSDFEGIIPYLGLPSGNGARGIRFLFPNAPRMPVSVNGGMSMRAWYDVLDQRIESRADISGMKRSAHAVLSLVEGEVARGVPPSRIIVGGFSQGGLVAAFAGHLAPKPLGGVMILSSYIPAPFPIGEGQIPDRFLMAHGTLDQVVPLTLGRTSCEWLRSAGWKGEFHEYEMAHSVCVEELSEIGRWIYGVVGR, from the coding sequence ATGGCTTTCCGGGAAAATGACCAAAAAGGGATAGATGGAGTGGTGGAAAGATCTTCTCCTGGTGAGATTGTTGCCTCAGTGATCTGGTTGCATGGGCTCGGTGCCGACAGTAGTGACTTCGAGGGGATCATTCCCTATCTGGGTCTGCCTTCCGGTAACGGTGCGAGAGGAATCCGCTTCCTCTTCCCGAATGCCCCCCGTATGCCGGTGTCTGTGAACGGAGGCATGTCGATGCGGGCCTGGTATGACGTACTGGATCAGAGGATCGAGTCTCGAGCGGATATCTCCGGCATGAAACGTTCTGCCCATGCGGTTCTTTCACTGGTCGAGGGGGAGGTCGCCAGAGGGGTCCCTCCTTCCAGAATCATTGTCGGAGGATTTTCCCAGGGAGGTCTGGTCGCTGCTTTTGCGGGACATCTTGCTCCAAAGCCTCTGGGAGGGGTCATGATCCTCTCCTCCTATATCCCGGCTCCGTTTCCCATTGGGGAAGGACAGATTCCCGACCGTTTCCTGATGGCTCACGGGACGCTCGACCAGGTGGTTCCGTTAACTCTTGGGAGAACATCCTGTGAGTGGCTTCGGTCGGCGGGATGGAAGGGGGAATTCCACGAGTATGAAATGGCCCATTCGGTCTGTGTGGAGGAGCTTTCCGAAATTGGTCGCTGGATCTATGGGGTCGTTGGGAGATGA
- the fmt gene encoding methionyl-tRNA formyltransferase, with protein MADPSSIRLVFMGTPEFAVPFLEALISARFQLVGVLSQPDRPRGRGQELSPSPVKACAQGHNIPVFCPATLRDGHALSCLQDWNPDVVVVVAYGKILPGEILSLPRHGCVNVHASLLPSFRGASPIVWAVRSGVPESGVTLMLMDKGMDTGPVLKMLPIPLQDDETSEGLAGKMMDLGPGFLVRGLIEYLEGKLIPVAQAGEFSLAPMIRKEDGRISFASMSAIEIDRHVRAMNPWPGSYLESSLGNLRIHRGLVLSGPNSPNKPGEVIGVSSAGIDVCCETGLYRILEIQKPGGRRLKVSEFLSGTPVSPGFFLG; from the coding sequence GTGGCTGATCCGTCATCTATCCGGTTGGTTTTCATGGGAACCCCCGAGTTTGCGGTTCCATTCCTGGAGGCGCTGATTTCGGCAAGGTTTCAGCTGGTTGGTGTTTTGAGCCAGCCGGACCGCCCCAGGGGGCGGGGGCAGGAGCTTTCTCCCAGTCCGGTCAAGGCCTGTGCACAAGGTCACAATATTCCTGTTTTTTGTCCGGCGACGCTCCGTGACGGGCATGCACTGTCCTGCCTGCAAGACTGGAATCCCGATGTGGTCGTTGTTGTAGCCTATGGTAAGATTCTTCCAGGGGAGATCCTGTCGTTGCCGCGTCATGGTTGTGTCAATGTCCATGCGTCCCTCCTGCCCTCTTTTCGTGGGGCATCGCCTATCGTGTGGGCCGTTCGCTCCGGTGTTCCGGAATCCGGGGTGACCTTGATGCTGATGGACAAGGGAATGGATACCGGGCCGGTTCTCAAAATGTTGCCAATCCCCCTTCAGGATGATGAGACTTCAGAAGGTCTTGCCGGAAAGATGATGGATCTCGGGCCCGGGTTTTTGGTCAGGGGGCTCATCGAGTACCTTGAAGGGAAACTCATTCCGGTCGCACAGGCGGGGGAATTTTCTCTCGCCCCCATGATCCGGAAAGAAGATGGACGTATTTCCTTTGCCAGTATGTCGGCGATTGAAATCGACCGTCATGTCAGGGCAATGAACCCGTGGCCAGGCTCCTATCTGGAGTCTTCTCTGGGAAATCTTCGCATCCATCGTGGGTTGGTTTTATCCGGACCTAACTCCCCAAACAAACCAGGGGAGGTCATTGGAGTTTCATCCGCGGGGATTGATGTCTGTTGCGAAACAGGTTTATACCGGATCCTTGAGATCCAGAAGCCGGGTGGACGAAGGCTCAAGGTCTCGGAATTCCTTTCTGGAACGCCTGTTTCTCCGGGTTTCTTCTTGGGGTGA
- the def gene encoding peptide deformylase: MAILPIRPYGDPVLQKSCLAVSNVDGKLMETIQSMLETLYTVPGIGIAAPQVGLNLRFFVYDMNRRAEKTGRSPVVLLNPEIIESEGSVTEDEGCLSFPGIFVPLPRHERIGVRGHDPDGRIIELSGSGLFSRLIQHEMDHLDGLLLRDRMTLWDRARLSVEMEKIRRKGNQSRRSRRG; the protein is encoded by the coding sequence ATGGCGATTCTTCCGATTCGGCCCTATGGGGATCCTGTCCTTCAAAAAAGTTGCCTCGCGGTCTCAAATGTCGACGGAAAGCTTATGGAGACGATCCAGTCGATGCTTGAAACCCTTTACACCGTTCCCGGAATCGGGATCGCTGCCCCTCAGGTCGGTCTGAATCTCAGATTCTTTGTTTATGACATGAACCGGAGGGCAGAAAAAACCGGTCGCTCTCCCGTGGTTCTTCTGAACCCGGAAATTATCGAGAGTGAGGGTTCCGTGACGGAAGACGAGGGCTGTCTGTCCTTCCCGGGCATTTTTGTTCCTCTTCCGCGTCATGAGCGCATCGGTGTCAGGGGACATGATCCGGACGGGCGCATAATCGAACTTTCAGGCAGTGGTCTTTTTTCCCGTTTGATCCAGCATGAGATGGATCATCTCGACGGACTTCTTTTAAGGGACCGGATGACGTTGTGGGACCGGGCCAGACTGTCGGTCGAGATGGAGAAAATCCGGAGAAAGGGCAATCAGTCCAGGAGATCCCGTCGTGGCTGA
- the rpe gene encoding ribulose-phosphate 3-epimerase — MSSNHNPHFLSIAPSVLSADFSRLGEEVRDVTEGGADLLHLDVMDGHFVPNLTFGPPVIAPLRKWSNLPMEAHLMVSNPSSLVEPMAKAGVNRLIVHAETDPHLHRLIESIRGKGMSVGIALNPSTPLMVLEEVLGLIDLVLIMTVNPGFGGQSFIEGSISKIRRLMSMKERLGCANVRIEVDGGISTKNVGQVVSVGADTIVAGTAIFSGASRREAISALRSAAGVMLV, encoded by the coding sequence ATGAGTTCTAATCACAACCCTCATTTTCTGTCGATTGCACCCTCTGTCTTGTCCGCGGACTTTTCCCGGTTGGGGGAGGAGGTCAGGGATGTCACCGAAGGTGGTGCGGACCTTTTACACCTTGATGTCATGGATGGACACTTTGTTCCGAACCTGACCTTTGGCCCTCCGGTGATCGCTCCCCTCCGGAAGTGGAGCAATCTTCCCATGGAAGCCCATCTGATGGTTTCCAATCCATCATCTCTTGTGGAGCCAATGGCGAAGGCGGGTGTCAATCGACTGATCGTCCATGCCGAAACAGATCCTCACCTTCACCGGCTGATTGAATCCATCAGGGGAAAAGGCATGTCTGTGGGAATTGCGTTGAATCCGTCCACTCCCCTGATGGTTCTTGAGGAGGTCCTTGGTTTGATTGATCTCGTTTTGATCATGACGGTCAACCCCGGATTTGGAGGGCAAAGCTTTATCGAGGGATCGATCTCGAAGATCAGGAGACTGATGTCGATGAAGGAGAGACTTGGATGTGCAAACGTCCGGATAGAGGTCGACGGTGGAATCTCGACCAAGAACGTTGGCCAGGTTGTTTCGGTCGGTGCTGATACGATTGTTGCGGGGACGGCCATTTTCTCCGGAGCTTCGAGAAGGGAGGCTATTTCGGCTCTCAGATCCGCTGCAGGGGTGATGCTTGTCTGA
- a CDS encoding RDD family protein: protein MGVPDSSERVSYFFDRVLGKFIDLLVAAAFLRLGDLMGGDFLGAVSGTAYLLVADGLPGGSLGKRMTRLSVRRSSGGNCRYFESTIRNIPVAFAFLIGLIPWVGWFLMLSVLGIEFVMLVGTRTDHRLGDDWAGTNVEGKGYPPVGRDIPDFGAPEDPVPGKNRPL, encoded by the coding sequence ATGGGGGTTCCCGACTCCTCCGAGAGGGTTTCCTATTTTTTTGACAGGGTTCTCGGCAAATTTATTGATCTTCTCGTGGCGGCAGCCTTTTTGAGGTTGGGAGACCTCATGGGTGGGGACTTTCTGGGCGCGGTTTCCGGCACGGCCTATCTTCTTGTCGCAGATGGTTTGCCGGGAGGCAGTCTGGGAAAGCGCATGACCCGACTGAGCGTGCGAAGGTCGTCCGGAGGAAACTGCCGTTATTTTGAATCCACCATCAGGAATATTCCAGTCGCTTTTGCATTCTTGATCGGGTTGATTCCATGGGTGGGATGGTTCCTCATGCTTTCTGTCCTTGGAATAGAGTTTGTCATGCTGGTGGGAACCAGAACTGATCATCGCCTGGGTGATGATTGGGCGGGAACAAATGTTGAGGGGAAGGGATATCCTCCAGTGGGGAGAGATATCCCGGATTTCGGTGCACCGGAGGATCCGGTGCCGGGAAAGAACAGGCCTCTTTAG